A portion of the Archocentrus centrarchus isolate MPI-CPG fArcCen1 chromosome 19, fArcCen1, whole genome shotgun sequence genome contains these proteins:
- the srsf2a gene encoding serine and arginine rich splicing factor 2a, which translates to MSYGRPPPDVEGMTSLKVDNLTYRTSPETLRRVFEKYGRVGDVYIPRDRYTKESRGFAFVRFLDKRDAEDAMDAMDGALLDGRELRVQMARYGRPPDSMYSRRGPPPRRYGYGRRSRSRSTSPRRRRRSRSRSRSRSRSRSRSRHHYSRSRSRSYSRSRSRSRSKSKSKSKSKSKSKSRTPRRSKSKSPSRSRSHSRSKSRSRTPASNRGSKSRSRSKSKSRPKSPEDNGAES; encoded by the exons ATGAGCTACGGAAGGCCGCCGCCAGACGTTGAGGGGATGACCTCCCTGAAAGTGGACAACCTTACTTATCGAACTTCGCCAGAAACTCTGCGCCGAGTTTTCGAGAAGTACGGCCGCGTGGGAGACGTGTATATCCCACGGGACAGGTACACCAAGGAGAGCCGCGGCTTCGCCTTCGTGCGGTTCCTCGACAAGCGAGACGCCGAAGACGCAATGGACGCCATGGACGGCGCGCTGCTCGACGGACGGGAGCTTCGGGTTCAGATGGCCCGATACGGAAGGCCACCAGACTCCATGTACAGCCGGAGAGGGCCTCCACCACGAAGATACGGATACGGTCGTAGAAGCAGGAG CCGATCAACCAGTCCTCGCCGTCGAAGACGTAGCCGCAGCCGCTCTAGGAGCCGGAGCCGCTCTAGATCCAGGAGCCGGCACCACTACAGTCGCTCTAGGTCCCGTTCCTACTCCAGATCCAGGTCAAGGTCCAGGTCTAAGTCCAAGTCCAAGTCCAAATCCAAATCCAAGTCCAAGTCCAGAACCCCCAGGCGGAGCAAGTCAAAGTCCCCTTCCAGATCTCGGTCTCACTCTAGGTCCAAGTCAAGGAGCCGAACCCCAGCTTCCAACAGAGGGTCCAAGTCCAGGTCCAGATCCAAATCCAAGAGTAGACCTAAATCTCCAGAGGACAACGGAGCAGAGTCTTAA